The following coding sequences lie in one Paraflavitalea devenefica genomic window:
- a CDS encoding T9SS type A sorting domain-containing protein gives MSFKMFAQTSGYVYKHAPIGGGGFVTGIVTHKTTGDRYCRTDVGGAYRWDAANNKWVQLLDWLDDSQGDLYGVEALALDPQNANNVYMLCGTNYVGTGKSAILKSTDKGNTFTYTDLTNTFKVHGNGSGRGNGERLAVDPKNSNILFCGTRANGLWKSTDAGVTWSQTWSGVTTTTNGNGICFVLFDPSSSVVNGASQTIYIGVSRTGGATLYRSTNGGASFTDISPTNSFMPHRAALQGTTMYVTYANGEGPNLGEGSGKVYKLNTSTGVWTNVTPVHSKDYSYGGVSIDPTNVNRVIVSTNGMYWNNQFGTGWGDFVFLTTDGGSTWTLKNDGATATYDPNGMGWSTGGAINWMDCIEFDQANVNRVRVIGGGGIYTCPDITATNTTWKYDVTGIEETALLDITSIPGGSVISSFGDVTGFVHEPLTAIPQARLSPTDGNNQSIAYAAGNTNRVVRASNGGNVVYYSNDKGATWTGCATNMGTDGKVSISADGGTILHCPWESTTTYYTTNNGASWTACSGVSVQYAAPVADQVNSNYFYIFSPRTGELFRSTNKGVSFSLAGTPGASTANYPWEPAQMRTVSGFEGHVWVPLFNNGLKYSTNAGVAYTTVANVTYCKAVGIGIAMPGASYPTVFIWGTVSGVTGLFRSTDQGATWLKLNDDAHQFAGAPLLAGDMNVAGRVYMSAGGGRGLIYWEPAACTPSTITPYVQLNGGSWQQTASGTLAAGGSVLFGPQPVQGGSWSWSGPNNFTATTREAGISNIQVNQAGNYVATYTNSGGCQSTQTFNLTVTGSILRQWWTGISGTAISSLTSNSNYPNNPTGSGQLTSLEAPTNWADNYGTRIRGYIHPTASGSYTFWLAGDDNTELYLSTSDNPANASRIAYVNGWTNSREWNKYSTQQSATINLVAGQKYYIEVLHKEATGGDNIAVAWQGPGITQQVIAGNYLSPFIPGSSGARLSTQVNTNTINEDAISLYPNPSNGGRFTILLPQMSENAVITVYDNLGRKLYVKNAQGGNKIQINSRLKAGFYIVKIKSKGVSFIKKLIVN, from the coding sequence ATGTCCTTTAAAATGTTCGCTCAAACCTCCGGCTATGTCTATAAGCATGCACCTATTGGCGGTGGCGGATTTGTGACCGGCATCGTTACCCACAAAACAACCGGCGACCGATATTGCCGCACCGATGTGGGCGGCGCTTACCGCTGGGATGCCGCCAACAACAAATGGGTTCAGCTGCTCGATTGGCTTGACGATTCACAAGGTGACCTTTATGGAGTTGAGGCCCTGGCGCTTGATCCGCAGAATGCCAATAATGTGTATATGCTCTGCGGAACCAATTACGTTGGCACAGGGAAGTCGGCTATATTAAAGTCCACCGATAAAGGAAATACTTTTACTTATACAGACCTTACCAATACGTTTAAAGTGCATGGAAATGGAAGTGGGCGCGGTAACGGTGAACGATTGGCAGTTGACCCCAAAAATAGTAATATATTATTCTGTGGCACAAGGGCGAACGGATTGTGGAAGAGTACAGATGCAGGCGTAACCTGGAGCCAGACCTGGAGCGGTGTAACTACCACAACCAACGGCAATGGGATTTGTTTCGTGCTTTTTGACCCTTCAAGCAGCGTAGTGAATGGAGCAAGTCAAACCATTTACATCGGTGTTTCCCGCACCGGAGGGGCGACTCTCTACAGGAGTACAAACGGGGGCGCCAGCTTTACCGACATTTCTCCAACCAACAGTTTTATGCCGCACCGGGCCGCCCTGCAGGGAACCACGATGTATGTTACCTATGCGAATGGTGAAGGTCCAAATTTAGGCGAAGGATCCGGAAAGGTATATAAGCTCAACACTTCTACAGGTGTGTGGACCAACGTTACACCTGTTCATTCGAAGGATTATTCCTACGGAGGCGTAAGTATCGACCCTACGAATGTTAACCGGGTGATCGTTTCCACCAATGGCATGTACTGGAACAACCAGTTTGGTACCGGCTGGGGCGACTTCGTTTTCCTCACTACCGATGGCGGATCGACCTGGACCCTTAAGAATGATGGTGCGACCGCTACCTATGATCCTAACGGCATGGGATGGTCTACCGGGGGCGCGATTAACTGGATGGACTGTATCGAGTTTGACCAGGCTAATGTTAACAGGGTGCGCGTAATAGGCGGAGGCGGCATATATACCTGTCCTGATATTACCGCCACGAATACTACCTGGAAATATGATGTGACCGGCATTGAAGAAACAGCATTGCTCGACATAACAAGCATTCCCGGAGGTTCGGTTATCTCCTCTTTTGGCGACGTAACAGGCTTTGTGCATGAGCCGCTGACTGCTATTCCGCAGGCAAGACTTTCTCCTACAGATGGGAATAATCAGAGCATTGCTTATGCGGCCGGCAACACAAACAGGGTCGTAAGAGCTTCTAACGGTGGAAACGTTGTTTACTATTCCAACGATAAGGGCGCTACATGGACGGGATGCGCCACTAATATGGGTACAGATGGAAAGGTTTCCATCAGCGCCGATGGAGGCACTATCCTGCACTGCCCCTGGGAGTCAACAACTACCTACTATACCACCAACAACGGAGCCAGTTGGACGGCCTGTTCGGGTGTATCCGTACAATACGCTGCTCCGGTGGCTGACCAGGTAAATTCAAATTATTTCTACATATTCTCGCCGAGAACCGGGGAGCTATTCAGAAGCACCAATAAGGGAGTCAGTTTCTCCCTAGCAGGCACGCCGGGCGCATCAACCGCGAATTATCCATGGGAACCAGCCCAGATGAGGACAGTGTCGGGCTTTGAAGGTCATGTGTGGGTACCGCTTTTCAACAATGGATTAAAATATTCAACCAACGCCGGAGTAGCTTATACGACTGTTGCCAATGTAACTTATTGCAAAGCGGTGGGTATAGGAATAGCGATGCCCGGAGCCAGCTATCCTACTGTTTTCATTTGGGGAACAGTGTCAGGCGTAACAGGCCTATTCAGATCAACAGATCAGGGTGCTACCTGGCTCAAATTAAATGATGACGCCCATCAGTTCGCAGGCGCGCCATTGCTCGCCGGAGACATGAACGTTGCGGGAAGGGTATATATGAGCGCCGGCGGAGGAAGAGGTTTAATTTACTGGGAGCCTGCCGCCTGTACGCCTTCTACCATTACCCCGTACGTACAGCTTAATGGCGGAAGCTGGCAGCAGACAGCCAGTGGTACTTTAGCTGCAGGTGGCAGCGTGCTGTTTGGCCCTCAGCCTGTGCAGGGAGGATCGTGGAGCTGGAGCGGTCCGAATAATTTTACTGCTACTACGCGTGAAGCAGGCATTTCAAATATCCAGGTGAACCAGGCAGGGAACTATGTGGCCACGTACACCAATAGCGGAGGATGCCAAAGCACGCAGACCTTTAACTTAACCGTGACCGGCTCTATACTGAGACAATGGTGGACAGGGATCAGCGGAACTGCAATTAGTAGCCTGACCTCCAATTCCAATTATCCAAACAATCCTACGGGTAGCGGGCAGCTCACCAGCCTCGAAGCCCCCACAAACTGGGCGGATAACTATGGGACCAGGATCCGCGGATATATCCATCCAACTGCAAGTGGAAGCTACACTTTCTGGCTCGCGGGAGATGATAACACGGAGCTATACCTGAGCACCAGCGACAACCCGGCCAATGCATCAAGGATAGCCTACGTGAACGGATGGACGAATTCGAGAGAATGGAATAAGTACAGCACACAGCAGTCTGCTACCATTAACCTGGTTGCCGGACAGAAATACTACATCGAAGTGCTTCACAAGGAAGCTACCGGTGGAGACAATATAGCGGTAGCCTGGCAGGGTCCCGGCATTACACAACAGGTAATCGCCGGAAACTATCTCTCACCGTTCATTCCCGGATCTTCGGGCGCCAGACTATCAACGCAGGTGAACACGAACACTATCAATGAGGATGCTATTAGCCTATATCCGAATCCGTCAAACGGAGGAAGGTTTACGATCCTTCTTCCCCAAATGTCAGAAAATGCGGTCATAACAGTTTATGATAACCTCGGCAGAAAGCTTTACGTAAAGAATGCGCAGGGCGGTAATAAGATACAGATCAATTCAAGGCTTAAGGCAGGGTTTTACATTGTGAAGATAAAGTCGAAAGGAGTTAGTTTCATTAAGAAGCTCATTGTTAATTAA
- a CDS encoding cellulase family glycosylhydrolase, producing MKTEKMNISKCAYWGLLMTVLLYASCNKKAAVAAPQLSVSPTEVSFTPDGGITDLTINGNAQWTIGDAATSWLQFSKTTGSSGSSTIRLTALANSTGASRSTILTVSATNGQARRVTVSQSSYIYPSYNTSPKAPDSTGMSTAVQLAAKFKLGWNIGNTLEATGGETSWGNPLITESYVKSVKQLGFTAIRLPCAWDIHIDNKGTAHIDQNWLNRVKEVVGYCVNNGMYVMLNIHWDGGWLENNITKLKQDSVNAKQKALWEQIATGMRDFDEHLMLASANEPAADNAEKVAVLASYHQTFVTAVRATGGRNSHRVLIVQGPNTNPGLTFDLMNTLPIDPTANRLMVEVHNYLPSQFCFLNQDVSWGKMAYYWGNGYHSTIEPDRNATYGEENDQIADYNKMKTKFVDKGIPVIMGEYGAYRRDGSANVPKELALHNASVDYWINFTTKEALARGIKPFWWDTGGALDRRNNTVKDQRTIDALLAGAK from the coding sequence ATGAAGACTGAAAAAATGAACATTAGTAAATGCGCATATTGGGGTTTGTTAATGACGGTGCTGTTGTACGCATCTTGTAATAAAAAGGCGGCTGTTGCTGCACCGCAGCTATCCGTATCTCCAACTGAGGTTTCATTTACTCCGGATGGCGGTATTACAGATCTGACGATCAACGGAAATGCACAATGGACCATCGGCGACGCTGCTACCTCTTGGTTACAATTCAGTAAAACAACGGGAAGCAGCGGCAGTAGCACTATCCGGTTAACAGCGTTGGCTAATAGCACCGGTGCATCCCGCTCCACCATATTGACGGTAAGTGCTACGAACGGCCAGGCCCGGAGAGTTACCGTCTCGCAGTCCAGCTACATTTATCCCTCGTATAATACCTCGCCCAAAGCGCCTGATTCCACAGGGATGAGTACCGCTGTGCAACTGGCTGCCAAATTCAAATTAGGATGGAACATTGGGAATACATTGGAAGCTACCGGCGGAGAAACAAGCTGGGGCAACCCCCTGATCACCGAGTCGTATGTAAAATCTGTAAAGCAATTAGGTTTTACTGCTATTCGCTTACCCTGTGCATGGGATATTCATATTGACAACAAAGGCACTGCACACATAGATCAAAATTGGCTTAACAGGGTAAAAGAGGTTGTTGGTTATTGTGTAAATAATGGCATGTATGTTATGCTGAATATTCATTGGGATGGCGGCTGGCTGGAAAATAACATCACTAAACTGAAGCAGGATTCTGTCAATGCCAAACAAAAAGCATTATGGGAGCAAATCGCAACCGGCATGCGCGACTTTGATGAGCATCTCATGCTGGCCAGCGCTAATGAACCGGCTGCTGATAATGCGGAGAAGGTGGCTGTTCTGGCATCATACCACCAGACCTTCGTTACTGCCGTTCGTGCTACAGGTGGAAGGAACAGCCACCGCGTTCTTATTGTTCAGGGCCCAAACACAAACCCGGGATTGACATTTGATCTGATGAACACACTTCCCATAGATCCTACAGCCAACCGCCTCATGGTGGAAGTGCATAATTATTTGCCATCACAGTTTTGTTTCCTTAACCAGGACGTGAGCTGGGGTAAAATGGCTTACTACTGGGGCAATGGGTATCATTCAACCATTGAACCTGATCGTAACGCTACCTACGGAGAAGAGAACGACCAAATTGCTGACTACAATAAGATGAAAACAAAATTTGTGGATAAAGGGATCCCGGTTATCATGGGCGAGTATGGCGCTTACAGGCGTGATGGTTCCGCCAATGTTCCCAAAGAGCTGGCCCTCCATAACGCCTCCGTGGACTATTGGATAAACTTTACAACGAAAGAAGCATTGGCACGCGGAATAAAACCTTTCTGGTGGGATACGGGTGGTGCTCTTGACAGGCGGAATAATACAGTAAAAGATCAGCGTACGATTGACGCTCTTTTGGCAGGGGCCAAATAG
- a CDS encoding glycan-binding surface protein, translated as MKKILYSLAVAYILLCACKKDTSNSPVITGVRNFSPAPGDSVLNSLEPGQWVVLLGHSLKGATQIAFNGVPASFNSALFSDTSAAVQVPSVIPFPSVPAEQLNTIRYVTPEGATTFTFKIAAPAPTITSVSNENANEGDSVRIYGLNFFFIKSISFAGTAVTAYAGTTDGTSVGFKLPALTQSGPVIITTQSGADTTVYNVNDVTTGVLCNFDDLNPYSWGATSTSNSSSLFTGNRGYYAIMTDPVLNANEWSWWNGGRSINTNGVQWVPVDSLNAPVGSYAFKFEVNVPAAWNGGSIFVVKDYSTAYVGRYEPWKDANGNTSNFSTAGWTTVTIPLSLFLTNNGTGTPAASLKDLLGNSGSGSVHIWLINNSPSPTATGFNAAFDNIRVVKIQ; from the coding sequence ATGAAAAAGATATTATACAGCTTAGCTGTTGCCTATATATTGCTGTGCGCTTGTAAAAAAGATACATCGAACAGCCCTGTTATTACAGGTGTACGCAATTTTTCACCGGCGCCTGGCGATTCTGTACTCAATAGTCTGGAGCCGGGTCAGTGGGTAGTGCTGCTGGGCCATAGCTTAAAAGGAGCTACCCAAATAGCTTTCAATGGAGTGCCTGCCTCTTTTAACAGCGCTTTGTTTTCCGATACCAGCGCAGCGGTGCAGGTGCCCTCGGTAATACCCTTCCCTTCAGTACCAGCCGAACAGCTCAATACCATCCGCTATGTGACGCCGGAGGGCGCCACTACCTTTACATTTAAAATAGCAGCCCCGGCGCCTACCATCACTTCCGTTTCCAACGAAAACGCCAATGAAGGAGATTCGGTTCGTATATACGGCCTTAACTTCTTTTTTATTAAAAGCATCAGCTTTGCGGGCACAGCAGTTACCGCCTATGCAGGAACTACAGACGGAACTTCGGTAGGTTTTAAATTGCCGGCATTGACCCAAAGCGGCCCGGTGATCATCACCACCCAGTCGGGTGCAGACACCACTGTATACAATGTGAATGATGTAACTACCGGCGTGCTGTGCAATTTTGATGACCTGAACCCATATAGCTGGGGAGCCACCAGCACCAGTAACAGCAGCAGTCTTTTTACGGGTAACAGGGGTTATTATGCCATTATGACCGATCCTGTTTTGAATGCCAATGAATGGAGCTGGTGGAATGGCGGCCGGAGTATCAATACCAATGGCGTGCAATGGGTGCCGGTCGATAGCCTGAATGCGCCTGTAGGAAGCTATGCGTTCAAGTTTGAAGTGAATGTGCCTGCTGCCTGGAATGGCGGGTCAATCTTTGTTGTAAAAGATTATAGTACTGCTTATGTGGGTCGCTATGAGCCCTGGAAAGATGCCAATGGAAATACCTCCAATTTTTCCACAGCAGGTTGGACAACGGTAACAATCCCGTTATCCTTATTTCTCACCAATAATGGAACCGGTACACCTGCGGCTTCATTAAAAGATCTGTTAGGTAATTCAGGTTCCGGCAGTGTGCACATCTGGCTGATCAATAATTCCCCGTCGCCCACCGCAACCGGGTTCAATGCTGCTTTCGATAACATCAGGGTGGTAAAAATTCAATGA